The Porites lutea chromosome 11, jaPorLute2.1, whole genome shotgun sequence genome contains the following window.
attgggctagccttaaaGTTGGAACTAactttaccgtttttgctttgttttactttgtatctgagggcaattttccaagtacaagcccccggggagcttatatttggagggccgatttaacggagggttttttgcgttaccggtttggggggcttatatttggagggccTTATAAATGGAGGGGCATATTCTccgaattttacggtattttcagCCTTTTCTCCGCAAAATGTTTGGTCAAAAGATAGTAAGCAAAATGACCTACTCattttgaagtcttttcttaACACGACAGACATTGACGTTTTGAAGAAGAGCTTCTCAGTCCACTGGTTGAAACTCCTTGACCTTTTTTCTCAAGATTTCCTTGATTAAGGAAGTTTCACTTTTTAACAGGAGGCGGAAGCCAGCGTGCGCGCCATTCTTGTCTAACAGAGCGCGTGTGAGCGCGCGGTGCACTCAGACTGGCCATAAGTACGCTTTTGAAACATCGCCATCAACAAGAGACAAAAAATCAGACAACGATGAATGACATGAATATATATTTCATGACAATTCTTACCTTGTTTTTCATCCGACCGAAAAAACTCCAACAAAAATATACTGAAGTCTCGAACGCAtgaaatagggagcttaagcaaaggcgtttttgaccgacgcacgtcaaccgaaaGTGagatctttttcattttaaatcacCTTGACCAGGCGcgaaggagggggggggggggggggtttcgAGGGGTTCGAACGAACCCCCTTTGCAAGTCAATGATGGATGACTACAAATAAAAGCTGTTAATTTTCAGCGTTTAGCAAATAGTTCCCATTAAACCCCACCTACGCGCTtgttgacgctaccaaatttgtattgctttttgaccaaaaattttggcaaaaataccgCTGAAGAATGACAAAGTCCACTTCCAGTTGAAGAAGGGAATTTTTTATATCACCACGGcgacagccacgaaaacgtcgcttgaAAAGTGAATCTGCGTTCTTTCAATTTCTATCGCAATTACTCCAAatcatttactttgtcaaatgcaagcgaacccCTTTGAgccgaattcctaagaaccatatcaagttcagaaagagaaagaaaatttagccgttgcttgtttacgtccatgataaaacgtgaaattaggcattttcccctcgtggtcgtgcagtgacggcaaagaaatgtacaaaaaagcgtgatgcacgtgcagcgTTGTTGTCTTGACTATTTAACCTATCGCTTtcttgacgttctcgttgtcgtcgtcgtcgtggcttcttaaggtccctatttaaTAACTTCAGGGGCGCCCAACGGTCGAATGTTGgcatttagtttttttaagaCCCTTCCCGCCTGACGGGCCACAGCGTGAAGTACGTCAGGAGTGTCTCAGATGGTGttctctatgctttagaagTCTGTGTCGTTAATTTGGAGCTACCCTAAAAACTGTCTCTGTTCAGAAGTCTTAAAGGAACTTTGGTCGTCTCGAAAGTCTTTGGTgactttttcgtctcatccgaaactGTTAGTCACCTAGACGGGTCCGGTCGAATGTTCCGAGGACATCGAGTAGCCGTATTTCATTAAAAGATTTTAGTGAACGTTTTTTCGTCCACCGcaattttttggagaccttctttttttaacaataatcgcatcataacaaaacaaaaaaaactcaacctccgaaaagtaaaaaaattgcaaatatggTTAGGAGCACCTCGCATGGTAGACCTGTGTTTTCTTGCCCAGGCGACAACTGCCCATATCAGGCAGAGATGAGCTGGTGACTAGTTCCCCTCCCAGACTCGTTCTGCGCGTTCGCCTTCGGTTTCCTCCCTCGAGATCAACACTGCGAGAAAAAGTCATTTCAGCTCTCTCTCCTTCAGCTTAGCCTCTTAGTCAGCAGATAAATCGTGATTTGAAACGGGAAAGAGCTAGTTTTTCTTTCCCAATTCGCAAGGCAACCATGGGTTGCTGTTGTGCTAAGTCGAAGAAAGACAAGTATGCAGCCAACGACGAACCCGGCGGCAGAAACTTGCCACCGAACGGTCAAGCGAATGATCGACAAATGGAACCAAAGCGGGTTTCTAGTCCGATGGACGGTTTAAATGCTCACCAACCCTCGTCCATTATGTCGAGTCACTCGATGATGCAGCCATCTAAAGGCATAACGGTGTTCATTGCCCTGTATGATTACGATGCGCGGACCAAAGAAGACTTGAGCTTTCGGAAAGGCGAGCGACTTCAAGTTATCGATAACACGGATACCGACTGGTGGCTGGCTAAATCTTTGACCACATTCAATGAGGGGTACATACCGAGCAACTATGTAGCACCTGAACTAAGTGTTCATGCCCAAGAGTAagtaaatattttctattttacagCGTAGTCTGTGTGCTAAACATCACCGGAAAGATATTTATATAACTTTAATAGTTGAATTCTCGTTCGGTCGGTCGCGTACTAAATTAATGATCTTTGGAGCTTCATTCTGACACTTCCGCTAGTTTGTTTCCGAGCGAACAATTTTTACTCATTTCACGTGAATAATGTAGctgatttattttaaataaatcgGGGGAATAAATCCGGAGATGTTTGTTCCTTTAAAACTAAAGCTTGAAGCATGGAATGCTACAAAGCTTGCGCGTGGGGAGGAATTTATATCAATCCAGTTGATTCACGCGTGCGATAGTGAAAAGTTCGTTTTTATTTTCGATTTTCCTGATCTGTACTATCGACCTTCTAGCTCGTTGCTGgacaagttttgttttgatcgaGTTATATCTTATACTTTTCCGATCTTTAATCGTCTGCCCAACTATTTATGGCTTTCACTTCCGGGATGAAATGCGTGTTGTCATTTCAAAGTTTAATTTCTTcgcctttttttattttgtaatgcAAATCAAACGAATAGAATGCCTgtggttttgaaattcaaagtTCACTTTTCCTCAGACGAGGCTTTTTTTGTTTAGGGAGGTAACTTGTGCGAAGCGTTAACCTTTTTCTTGGACGAATGTTTGTGTTTCagacaaataaatattttcttccgGACTTTCAACTTTTTCCCGTTCTCTTTAAATTGACAATCTTGTTTTCCTATTCATGAAACTAAACCCCGTCAAGACTACTGGCGATATGTTCTTTTAAGAAATTATCAGTTTGGCACAAATGTAACTGATACATCctgaatattttaaaatttcttatatatttttttgtattttgggtCAGACTTGCTagtaagttttatttattttcttgtactgATAACATCTGCCTTAACTCCATTTTTTGATTGCTGTCACCTGATGTCATTTGGCTGTCTCTTGTAGTTTCATGCAAATAGTCCAAGCTACTATCTTATTGGTACTAATTTCACATGTCtttaataattttcaaaatcacaaAATTAAGACCTGCAAATAAAAATTCTCATGAAATTCAAACACGGGAAATAAAATACCGTCAAATCCCATTAACACAGACTCTAAGATGGCCGCAGAGAGTGTCTGTATTGAGGTGGTGTCCGTAAAGCGAGGTTTGACTTAGCCTTCCACGCAGGTGTGTACTCATACAGACAGTTCaagtcacagaaaaaaatttgtaTGTAATAACTAGTGCCACCTGAAGAATCGAAGATAttcaatattaaataaattttagattATGTTTAGAGATATTGTTGCAAAGTACTTGTACATACTGAGACAATGTGTATCCAAGTAACAATACACTTAACAGTTGACAACTCTTGAATTGCAAAATGCAATGcccttttttcatatttacctaagaaatcatgaaaataaaaccCCTGTGAAATACTTTCTTGCCAAAATCGCAAAATCAAGtatgcacaaaatgaaataccaATCTGGTGTATGTAGCTTATGATAGTAATGAATGTGAAAATGGTAGTATTTGCATGCATGTTTCAAGAAGTTATTTGTTTGAAATGTTACTTTGGTGAAATTCCATGGCATGTTAATAGTCTACTTAATTGTGAAACTATTGTACGTGTAGCCAAGTGCTATCAGTTGATTCCCATGTGTATGCAAATGATGATACATCAGATAATGTGATTGGCTGGCAAAACCTCTTCAGGTTTAATCTCTGTGTCCATGTTTGATAAGTTTTATTGACCCTACCCATTTTAAATACTAACAATTTGTAAGGTGCTATCTTGAATAATATGACTGTCAAGTCTAGAGTCAGCAGCTTTTAAAGCTTCTGAGCCCTCAAATCATCTTTTGGCCATCAGCTAAATCAGAGACTTACTGAGCAAGACCGTGGAAAAGGATTCTCTAAAGAACTTCACATGTTGAAAATGCctaacagttttaaaatcctaTTTGCTATATTTTATCTCAGCTGGTTCTTTGGCAAGATTAAGCGTGCTGAAGCTGAAAAGAAACTGCTGGCGCCAGGAAGCCCCTCTGGTACCTATCTCATTCGTGATTCAGAAACAATGCCTGGAAATTATTCACTGTCTATACGAGATGGTGACAGTGTGAGACATTATCGTATACGCAAGCTAGACAATGGAGGCTACTATATCACAACAAGAGCACCTTTCACAAGCCTGTCAGAGTTGGTGGAGCACTACAGTCTGGATGCTGATGGCCTGTGTTGTCGACTTGTCTATGCATGTCGTGCAGAGAAGCCAGCTACTTCAGGGCTTTCTTACAATACTAAAGATGCTTGGGAAATTTCGCGGCATTCAATTGCTCTCCAGAGCAAACTGGGAGCTGGACAGTTTGGCGAAGTGTGGGCTGGGCTTTGGAATGGAACAACTCCAGTTGCTGTGAAAACTCTTAAACCAGGAACTATGTCACCGCAGGCATTTTTAACTGAAGCAGCCATCATGAAGAAATTGAGACATCAAAATCTTATACAGGTATGTCATGAAATGGTTGTCCTAATATTGGTTTTGATATTTAATTGTTGTTGCATTTATGAAAACAtcaaatgtatgaaaaacaaCTTGGCCAGTGATAGGTATTTTTTACTTCACTCAGAGATGTCAGAGACCATTTTCCCTAAATTGTGGTAATATTAAAGCAAGTGTTGCAAATGTTGCCATAGTTCTTCGGTGGATACGACCAACTTTAAGTCACAGCACAGGTTAGTTTTTATTCCAACCAAAACGTTCATGCACACAGTATACCATGATGTGGGCTGATGCAATAGATGGACAGGTGTCAATCTGGTGTTACTGTCTTGTGCTACAATACTTTGGGTTACAAACATCTGGTCACAAATTGAGTTCATATccaacagaaaaattctttcaaaCCTTGTAGATAAAGTCAGTTATCCTTTAGTCTGCTCAAACTGGCTGCATACTTTAAATTTTATAGAAACACTGCTTACCACATTAATAAAATGCTCATAAAAGCTATTATAATCAGATGTTCCCAGCTTTTATTACCTGAAGTATTCCTACGTAGATTTTTATATAATGAGAATTCAACAGATGTTGATGGGAAcataaatttttgtttaatcCTGTTTCTCATTTAATCTCATTTAAGGAAGAATGAAATGCAAACAATCGGGGTAGATACACTAATGTGGAATGAGTGGAATTTCTGCATTAATTTTGTTCCCCTGATTTCATTTCATGGGGAAACTAcatgcagggttgtcactaagatttcaagttgctgggtaaatacaacaagtagacagggaatcaaacggctagggatttcttttggttctatttttcttctattttccaataaatgtagctgggggccactctcttagtagctggggaaaatccccggcccctggctattaatgacaaccctgacatGTAGTTGTGGTGTGgccaaaatttaatgttgtGGGCTACTGAGCCTTCAGTTCTATGATAATGCTGTAGAACCTCATAAGATACAAGATAATTATGTAGTGTTTATCTTATAAATtaataaagactattattattaaatcagACTGAATTTGTGTaacttgttgcagcgacaaaaaaTTCTGTTGGAGaaaaagattttcacaaaagttCTCCACTACACACAAAGATAAAAATTGTTGCTGCAATGTAGCATGATTTGTCCCTGGGCTTGTTGCCTATAAACTGTTTTGATCATaaagaattaattttaaaccttttgtgctttaaaatactTATGCCAGTTACACTGTACTTGCATTTACAGCTTTATGCAGTTTGTACCCAGGAGGAGCCAATTTACATTGTAACAGAGCTTATGAGGCATGGAAGCTTGCTAGAATATTTGAAGGGAGAAGGGAAAGATCTCAAGCTACCAGAATTGATTGACATGGGGGCACAAGTCGCTGCTGGAATGGCCTACTTGGAACGGATGAATTACATCCATCGTGATTTAGCTGCAAGAAATATCTTAGTTGGTGAGGGGAATATCTGCAAAGTTGCTGACTTTGGCCTAGCAAGACTGATCGAAGATGATGAGTATAACGCTCACCAAGGAGCCAAATTTCCAATCAAATGGACAGCTCCTGAAGCTGCTCTTTACCAAAAGTTTACCATAAAATCTGATGTGTGGTCGTTTGGCGTGCTGCTGGTAGAATTGGTTACGCATGGTCGGAATCCTTACCCTGGTATGACAAATGCCGAGGTGCTGGCCCAGGTGGAGCGGGGATACAGGATGCCTCAGCCCATGAACACCCCAGATGCTCTTTACCAAATTATGCTTGATTGTTGGAAGAAGAATGAGTGGGAAAGACCAACATTTGATTATCTTCAATCAATATTAGAGGACTACTTTGTCTCAACAGAGCCTAATTACAAGAAGTTGGATCCATAGGTGAGTcattcaatgaaaaaaaaaaaccctgaaatCGTGTTCTGTGGTTTTGCAGTAAAATGCATAAAGTTTTTGGTATTGGTCACCATGGAAATCCTGATAATTATATACCACCTTGAAGATAAGTATCAGGTGTTAGTAAAGTATGCTATTTGCTGAATCATGCAggacaaaaactaaaaattctGGAGGGGCAAACTCTTAAAGTAGTGGTAAAACTATGTTATTTGTTCCTTAAAAGAGACTAGTGGTTAACTTTTGGAACTACAGTTGCCCGCAAGCTTGAAATCCATGTATATTATACTGTAGTTGGGTGCCAAGTGGCTCCTGgcaaaaagctatttttaaaatCTGAGAGGGTAAGTAAAGGTTGAAAATATCATTATTACTTCcttgttttcaataaaaattgaagtagcatGGCAGCAGGTGAATTAGAGTAACCCAGGGTATCAATGAGAGGAGTCTGAGGGTGTGCtctcccagaaaattttgacatttttgaagCCCCAAAATGCCATTTTCAACATTTTGGGACACTAAATTgagtcaaaaaatgataaagaaaGATTCCTATGAAAAACagcattttcttatttttacaaTAATGATCATCAGTAATGAGCTAAGATAATTACAGTTTGTATGCATTTCCTGGAAATGATTTTAATGAAAGCAAGTGGACCGTGTGTAGCACACTGCATTTCATGCAAAATGTGAGCAACTAAAGTCACTAGTCTTATTGTCCCTTTTTAGTGGTATGACCATTTTCCTTATCTCACATTCCCATtcctttttcataaaaatcttGCATCCCACACTGTTTTCACCACTTTCCCGAATcccgttttttgttttcagaatacATAAGTTGAAAAGGTTTAATAAAAGCTTGTAAATGTAAGATATAGATATAAAGCCTTTTCAATTATATGTCAGTATGATGAAGCGGGGGAAAAAGTGGAAGAAACGAAGAGGGAGAGAGTAGAGTCTCCTCCTCCTCCCTCACGACCTTACTTCCTCCCTTTTTTTCCCTGCCCACTTTTCTTCTGTTATTGCATTTTGTTTATCTTTTACCTAGTTTCAACCAATCAACATGTGCTTAGTCGGATACATAGGTCTATTTATACGATCACATTATGTTATGCAGACTGATAATATTGCATTTCTCTTCACAGAATACAAGATCTGCAATTCTCAGAAAATTAGAGAAACTATAGAAGTACTGTGCAATCCATTATTTTTACTTAATCATAcattttagaagaaaaagtaaaattcagaTTTTAACTCTAACTTTATAGTGTCCAGGAAGGTCACAGCTAAGAGTTTAAGACGGAGGCCATCAAAATGATATCGTACACATGAAATTTGctgaattttacctgtgttttcacaatttttgtgtaatttgacatttattttctcgggttTCCATGAGTAATTGTCTTTGGTgctattacagataactaattatgtCTCTAGATTAGCCCTTGAGAAGTGTAGAGAAAAGAATGCAGtactgtttaaattattctggtacaaggtttttgtctactgaaaattaacattactcaatttcctggtggattccgtcttaaaagTTAACAGAGAAGTACTTAGCCAGGGAAAAAAtttagaattaatttttttgctacAATATAAAATTTGTGACAAACATCACTCTTCAAGCAACATTAATTTATTAGAGGGATTCATTTTATTGGCTTTAAACATAGACATGCAACTTATAATTTCCTGCTTGCAGAATCTCTTTTGGATGAGTAGAAAAGGAGACTGTCCTCTGTCTCATTCTATTTGTGGTGTTGAGCATGTGGTAGTGCTACATGTACATTTGTGTATGTTTCCTGTCAGTTTAAATGGTAAAATCTACCAATAATGTAACCTTCactgtagcctgttccaggtgttcagatagtagagcgcagGCAAAAAATtgatacgaaaagaaaaatgaggTGAGGCTAGAGAGAAAAGTCTCCCCTTGTTTTCCCCATGTACGATTTCACTCAATCCCAGGCCACCATCTGATTGCTGTGCTCTACAATCTGAACGTGTTGAAAGGCTATCTTCACTGGTATCCACAAAATAGATTACTTATCTTCTTTGGCTGTCTTTAGTAATATTACAAGTGAATGTTGAAACTTTCTCTTTTTTGGTTCCTTTTTAAGTGGTGGGTCCTACTCTCTTGCCGTAACAAAGTATTGTACTGCCTAATTCCACCCACAATCACAGACAGCAGTTATTAGTCAAAGCAGTCTCATTATTTTCTACTTGTCTAGAAGGCAATAAAAGGGatcgactctgctagcagggaacttTATCTTTGGAACATGTAAAGTTTtgctatttattcatttaactGTAGTTATGTTGCTTTTGCACTTGCATATCTGTGATATCCAGCAAAAGTTCAACAGTTTTTTATATTTCTCCTAAGCCTCAAATAAAAGATGACAACATTGATTGTGAGGCTATCGGAGTCATTTTGTTGTATTCCAAGTGACATATACATGTATGTCCCCTGAAGCGAATGTGATTGAGATTATTCTGaaccatgaatattagaggCGACTTCGGCAAAGGTCTACCAATCAACAAGGTTGTCACTAAAGACTTCGGTTCTGAATTATTTAAGTTTTCTCTGTTTAAAATAAATCATTGGAgttctgtttgtttttattcaaaaGTCAGGCATTTTCATTGCAGTTTTGTTATGATATGGTGAGGTGATAAAACTTGTACAAAGTGTCATCAAGCTTAAATTTTTGGTACATgttcaaataataataagtacTTTATgactttcattgtttttctacGATATATTGCACACCACGCTTGAGCTCTGTTTTGTTCTGGTATAAAATAAGCTGTAAGTTTGGAAAAGgacatttttaaaacattactgATCATCCCACAGTGCTTTCATTGTTGTAACAGATATTTATATTATCTGTTGACTTGCTGAGCCAAGTTATCAAATCCATTCAAACTGTGTTCAGTTGCTTAAAATGTATCAGTGTTGTGAAATGCATTTTCAATTAATTGCTATTACTATGTAAATTATTTCTTAGAATATTAAATAGGAATGAAGCATAAGACATAGTTTTTAAaccatttataaaataatcaGCAGCAGATTATCCAACAACCTTTCAGTGTTGTACTCAGACAGTTTGTAAGGTTAGTAGAATTAAGGAAACAATAACCCACAATGAATTCTGTACACTACTAGTAGTTCCTGAGGATTAGTATCTTCTTCTTGATCGTTCCTTCTTGTAATATCTGTCACAATTTTCACTCTCAACGGACCAACATGGAACTGCCAGCAGTCTATGAATTCTGTTACCATTGTAACAGCTACTCTAGCCTTTCTGGCAGGTGTTTGAAAGGGAACGGGAAGGGAATTTTGATGCAAGACCAGGCACGATGGAGCAAGGGAGAAGGGAGCCGTTTGTCACAGCTTCTTGTGCACCTGGAATCccctttcctttcaaatttctgcCACACAAGCTACAGCTACTCTCTACTTAGAAGGACACATGGGTATAGAAAATGAGGCATTTCATatttaactaaaaaaactggTGCTATATGTAAGGACCTTGTAAGTTTTTTGGGATGCTAGCTACCATCACAATCTTCAACCCTTGCATTGAAAAGTAAATAATATAAATGGGAACACGAGTTGATGTGGAAAAAATCCCAGGCTGTTGTCATTCAAATGACACTCCTTCAGAGTAGTTTTTCACATTGATTCATTTTCTGTCATCATTTTAGAAAATCCAAGTAGAgattttttcttgtgttttgccTTCTTGGAGATGAAAGGGTtttgcacaaagttaattttttttagcatctTCATGATACATGcaaggtaataataattattattattgtttactACCTTACTTGTATCATAAATTATTTATGTGGGTGCTTGGAGATGTACATAAGTGACTATTTTGTCGTGATTGCCTCATGAAGTAAGTTACATTTTGGCACAGAGACTGGTTTTGACTATATTActttaaatttagttttgtgTACAAAATGTGTAAAGTAAAAATGCTTAAACACTGAGAGAAACTATATTATTCTTTTGAGCTAAAACCAGAATGATGTGGTAAAGCAATTTATTTTTCATGATCtctttgtattttgttttaatttatgttTGAACAGAAATCTACGATTGTTCCTGTCCCCTATTTTAGGATACCAAGCAAAAAGGGTTTGATGGAAACtttataataaacaattttaaataaaattcaaTGCCAAAAATAGATACAGAACCAAGTTTCGTATTTGATAATCACTCTTTTTGGTGCTACAAAGGTTCTCATTTTACCCTTTCTAGTCACCAATAAGTTAAAAAACTTTCAAAGCAGTGTTTTGTATCttattattttgtaattgtTGAATGTATATGTTTGCTCATATTTAGTAGGGTAGATACTGACGTTTAAGACTGCCATTTCATCTCCAAACACCCAAGTTATCATGTATTGATAAATAAAACCAACTTTTTCCCAAATATGTCTGaagatttttgaaagctgtctATTCTTAGTTATACAAATGTTTTGATCACTTAACATTTTGAACATTTCAGAGATTTATTGGACAATGAACTcatataaataaaatgaaaaagttttcattttttatgtcaATTAAGAAAGTGGCAGCAAATCTGACGACATTGATAATGTGTGTTTCATATCCTTTGTTTGGGACATTTAGAGGATCTGTTGTACTTTATGTTAAATCAGCTATAAAAATTGTACAGTAATTAGTCACATCATTGAAACTGTCAATATTTTCATAAGGTATGTCTCAGAAGTAGGTTAATTATCAAACAAATTAATCAAAAGATTTTTGTAACTTCCTTCTTGTAATGCTTATTGATAATAttgtaataataaatattgGCACATAAGAAATTTTTGTAGAAAGGAGTATTGAAGTGTTTGAATGTAGTCTAAACTATAACTGACCTTTGATCGTTAATGCTTACGGCTGATGTCTATCTACAGTGGATAAATTTGTGATTTTATAACTGACAGTTTTGGCCCACGAAAGAATAGTGCATTGTTGACTGGAATAGTTTATTGCTCGATTTAGACGGTCACCTGGACACTTGTTTTAATAGTACTACTGTATAAACGATTTGAATAACA
Protein-coding sequences here:
- the LOC140951411 gene encoding tyrosine-protein kinase STK-like, whose amino-acid sequence is MGCCCAKSKKDKYAANDEPGGRNLPPNGQANDRQMEPKRVSSPMDGLNAHQPSSIMSSHSMMQPSKGITVFIALYDYDARTKEDLSFRKGERLQVIDNTDTDWWLAKSLTTFNEGYIPSNYVAPELSVHAQDWFFGKIKRAEAEKKLLAPGSPSGTYLIRDSETMPGNYSLSIRDGDSVRHYRIRKLDNGGYYITTRAPFTSLSELVEHYSLDADGLCCRLVYACRAEKPATSGLSYNTKDAWEISRHSIALQSKLGAGQFGEVWAGLWNGTTPVAVKTLKPGTMSPQAFLTEAAIMKKLRHQNLIQLYAVCTQEEPIYIVTELMRHGSLLEYLKGEGKDLKLPELIDMGAQVAAGMAYLERMNYIHRDLAARNILVGEGNICKVADFGLARLIEDDEYNAHQGAKFPIKWTAPEAALYQKFTIKSDVWSFGVLLVELVTHGRNPYPGMTNAEVLAQVERGYRMPQPMNTPDALYQIMLDCWKKNEWERPTFDYLQSILEDYFVSTEPNYKKLDP